The Naumovozyma dairenensis CBS 421 chromosome 3, complete genome genome has a window encoding:
- the UTP4 gene encoding small subunit rRNA maturation protein UTP4 (similar to Saccharomyces cerevisiae UTP4 (YDR324C); ancestral locus Anc_5.366), with amino-acid sequence MESNISVHTTTIMTEEETNHTTMTNSHQELLVHRSRFVDLTPGNITALSFSHKSTTNKLTPSSLRLAVGRSNGNIEIWNPRNDWFQELIIQGGKDRSIEGLCWYNVPGEPLRLFSIGGSTMVTEWNLATGLPLKNYDCNAGVIWSLAINESQDKLAVGCDNGTVVVIDISGGPGSLEHDTILMRQEARVLSLAWNKDDFVIGGCSDGRIRIWNVQKTTTTTTTATEHRGRLLHTMKVDKAKRESTLVWCVIYLPHTNQIVSGDSTGSVKFWDFQYATLTQSFKSHEADVLCLTTDASNTHVFTAGVDRKIFQFSQNSSSNQLSGKDSNAIKWVNASNRLFHGNDVRALCSYQSKGADFLVSGGIEKSLVISSLLSFSDGNYKKMPVVVPYMKNILINKAKRLVVMWHESIIKIWTIGEDINSEKNYKLVCKLTLKDDQNINTCALSPDGEVLIVGRPSTTKLFHLQTMLNKLKVTKLDNDYLLKTGTKFVKFIDNSKMVMCSTDDEIFSLDLEADNDEDPEIFELPDLQTTKSSIKIPYINKVNHLDVSTTHAVVSRTCGAVDVVDLTTGKSTPIVRLMNFITAVSFNIKRNTTIVVTAENKIYEFNNPATQTEEDGTLLTQWSKNNTENLPKQIKNLKEKCLGIFIEENNADKVWFWGSTWVSRFDFSIDLPINKRRKVKKHTRDGLTVTDGSNFMNDDEEDEDVDMDLEYSENLSHLLELEPRIKSNGGNKHDQNAFFITDKYKPLLFAGLLSDNELIVVERPTIMLAGQPKAFNLPKLMF; translated from the coding sequence ATGGAAAGCAATATTAGTGTGCacacaacaacaataatgacTGAGGAAGAAACTAATCACACCACCATGACGAATAGTCATCAAGAATTACTCGTCCACAGGTCTCGTTTTGTTGACTTGACACCAGGTAACATCACCGCCTTATCTTTCTCTCACAAGAGCACCACAAATAAGTTAACTCCCTCGAGTTTACGATTAGCTGTCGGGAGATCAAATGGTAATATTGAAATCTGGAATCCACGTAATGATTGGTTCCAAGAATTGATCATACAAGGTGGGAAAGATAGATCCATTGAAGGTCTCTGTTGGTACAATGTTCCTGGTGAGCCATTAAGATTGTTCTCCATTGGGGGGTCCACTATGGTTACTGAATGGAATTTGGCTACTGGGTTAcctttaaaaaattatgattGTAATGCGGGAGTTATTTGGTCATTGGCCATTAATGAATCTCAGGATAAATTAGCTGTGGGTTGTGATAATGGTACTGTTGTTGTGATCGATATCTCTGGGGGACCGGGTTCATTAGAGCATGATACTATATTGATGAGACAAGAAGCAAGAGTCTTGAGTTTAGCTTGgaataaagatgatttcGTTATTGGTGGTTGTTCGGATGGCAGAATTAGAATATGGAATGTTCAGaagacaacaacaacaactactACTGCTACAGAACATAGAGGCCGTCTATTACACACAATGAAAGTGGATAAAGCCAAGAGAGAGTCGACATTGGTTTGGTGTGTCATATATTTACCTCATACTAACCAAATTGTCTCAGGTGACTCTACTGGAAGTGTCAAGTTTTGGGATTTCCAATATGCCACTTTGACCCAATCATTTAAATCACACGAAGCTGATGTACTTTGCTTAACAACAGACGCTTCCAATACCCATGTTTTCACTGCAGGTGTTGATAGAAAAATCTTCCAATTTTCTCaaaattcatcttcaaacCAATTATCCGGTAAAGATAGTAACGCCATAAAATGGGTCAACGCATCAAACAGATTATTTCACGGTAATGATGTAAGAGCTCTATGCTCTTATCAATCCAAAGGTGCTGATTTCCTTGTATCCGGAGGTATCGAGAAGAGTTTGGTCATCAGTTCattgttatcattttctgaTGGGAATTATAAGAAAATGCCAGTTGTCGTTCCATAcatgaaaaatattctaatTAACAAAGCTAAAAGACTTGTAGTAATGTGGCATGAATCCATAATTAAAATCTGGACCATTGGTGAAGATATTAACtctgaaaaaaattataaattgGTGTGTAAACTTACTCTAAAAGAtgatcaaaatattaatacaTGTGCTTTATCTCCGGATGGTGAAGTTTTAATAGTTGGTAGACCATCTACCACTAAATTATTCCATTTACAAACAATGttaaacaaattaaagGTTACTAAATTGGATAATGATTACTTATTGAAAACAGGAACAAAGTTTgttaaatttattgataattccAAAATGGTTATGTGTTCaactgatgatgaaatatttagtTTAGATTTAGAAgctgataatgatgaagatccagaaatttttgaattgcCTGATCTACAAACAACGAAAAGCAGTATAAAAATTCCATATATCAATAAAGTGAACCATTTAGATGTGTCGACGACACATGCTGTTGTATCCCGTACTTGTGGTGCAGTTGATGTGGTTGATTTGACTACAGGTAAATCAACACCTATTGTACGTTTAATGAACTTTATTACAGCTGTTTCGTTCAATATCAAGAGAAATACTACAATTGTCGTTACAGCGGAAAATAAGATttatgaatttaataatcCAGCAACACAAACTGAAGAGGATGGTACGCTTTTGACTCAATGGTCTAAGAATAATACTGAAAATTTGCCcaaacaaattaaaaatttgaaagaaaaatgtctTGGCATTTTCATCgaagaaaataatgcaGATAAAGTTTGGTTTTGGGGGTCCACTTGGGTTTCaagatttgatttttcaattgacTTACCCATTAATAAGAGGAGGAAAGTTAAAAAGCATACCCGTGATGGATTAACCGTTACCGATGGAAGTAATTTTatgaatgatgatgaagaggatGAAGATGTAGATATGGATTTAGAATATTCGGAAAATCTTTCGCATCTACTAGAGCTAGAGCCAAGAATAAAAAGTAATGGTGGAAATAAACATGATCAAAATGCATTCTTCATTACCGATAAATATAAACCACTTCTTTTCGCAGGTTTGTTGTCAGATAATGAACTGATAGTTGTTGAAAGACCGACGATCATGCTAGCAGGTCAACCAAAGGCATTTAATTTACCAAAACTAATGTTTTAG
- the YCG1 gene encoding condensin subunit YCG1 (similar to Saccharomyces cerevisiae YCG1 (YDR325W); ancestral locus Anc_5.367): MTAIRNDIEINDENDVNTKIFRSVADVFQKAQSTYAGHRKHIAVLKKIQLKAIDQGYEDAFNYWFNKCVTKILPLKKNETVGDRIVKLIAAFVASLDRENDLINQTRGNEDTDENEEPTMFARFIDQFVRHILRGIESKDKNVRFRVIQILVVIMDNIGEIDEELYNLLIWSLKKRIYDKEALVRIQTIFCLTKFQDDSPSSPDGTLSEDDMSEATLILMKAIQNDSSPEVRRACMLNLVNNSVTRPYILERARDVNAINRRLIYSRVLKGMGKNVFEDINTSIIDKLIEWGLDDRETHVSKECGKLISHHWLNSLDGDLIQLLENLNVTTSSVTAKAMNSLFQTRPDIITKIKFPQDIWQDFTVETAFLFRCFYIYCLDNNLNEILEENFPEASKLADHLNFYITKRFRDKPDQNITAEQETETLDFVIEQLLITSNKYDFSDEVGRRATLNVIRNMLHLTGLPDELIKIGLEVLKSLSINERDFITMGIEIINDIRDDDIELQEQREQQSKNKDALEGNDDDDDGSLESFHSAVENLVNGDGTPSEQLINNLLPEREATPKTMVVCLTRSAAMLELVHTPIDQNVLITSLIDTLITPAVRNNETTIRELGIRNLGLCCLLNKDLAIENLYILGMCISKGNSTLKTLALQIIVDLFCVHGTAIVDGEGKVDSVSLHKIFYKVLKNNEAPECQVVAAEGLCKLYLADIFTDDDLFEALVLAYFSPENSHNERLVQVFAFCIPVYCFSHVSHQERMSKAAADILWRLCMKWDHIENTNHDNEGQSTAMMKPNVILQQLVYWTDPRKVVGKQQDEISKINYQLGFLLDILKSLATIEKKVIKKMLIINLNIFFITSNQNYATLKNLLELLEDIIENDPMDTTCRNSLDKLHRHLSDVIQEAMERNLSIEKSEDVDTEDNTTYSKILETTETVSNDKTADYSTIVNNTDENKGSLEANTEESITRTSEQANSRKRTRSEIEDSSVVEKNTNDSQSQISEAGEVHAKTVSFAADVSMLSNDEISIINEEDDRDNSDDSYSISS, from the coding sequence ATGACCGCAATTCGAAACGATATAGAGatcaatgatgaaaatgacgTGAATACAAAGATATTCAGATCAGTAGCGGACGTATTCCAGAAGGCTCAGTCTACGTATGCAGGCCATAGAAAGCATATAGCCGTGTTAAAGAAGATTCAATTGAAAGCTATTGATCAAGGGTACGAAGATGCTTTTAATTATTGGTTTAATAAGTGTGTGACGAAGATCTTGcctttgaagaagaatgaaACTGTAGGTGATAGAATTGTTAAGCTTATTGCTGCGTTCGTCGCTTCATTAGATAGAGAAAATGATCTCATTAATCAGACACGGGGAAATGAAGATacagatgaaaatgaagaaccAACAATGTTTGCTAGATTTATTGACCAATTTGTAAGACATATTCTAAGAGGTATAGAGAgtaaagataaaaatgtACGATTTAGAGTCATACAGATCCTAGTTGTTATTATGGATAATATTGgagaaattgatgaagaattatacAATTTACTAATATGgtctttgaagaaaagaatatacGATAAAGAGGCACTGGTCAGAATTCAAACTATCTTTTGTCTAACTAAATTCCAAGATGATTCCCCATCTAGTCCAGACGGAACATTATCAGAAGATGATATGAGTGAAGCTACcctgatattgatgaaggCAATCCAAAACGACTCATCGCCAGAAGTAAGACGTGCCTGTATGCTGAACTTAGTGAATAATTCCGTAACAAGACCttatattttggaaagagCAAGAGATGTAAATGCAATCAATAGACGATTAATCTATTCAAGAGTATTGAAAGGCATGGGTAAAAATgtatttgaagatattaataCAAGCATCATTGACAAGTTGATTGAGTGGGGATTGGATGACAGAGAAACTCACGTAAGTAAAGAATGTGGTAAACTAATATCGCATCATTGGCTTAACTCACTAGACGGTGATTTAATTCAACTActagaaaatttgaatgtGACTACATCCTCCGTTACAGCAAAAGCAATGAATTCTCTTTTTCAAACGAGACCTGACATAATAACGAAAATCAAGTTCCCTCAAGATATATGGCAAGATTTTACAGTCGAAACTGCTTTCCTCTTTAGATGCTTCTATATTTATTGTctagataataatttgaacGAAATACTTGAAGAGAATTTCCCAGAAGCTTCGAAACTTGCCGatcatttaaatttctATATTACTAAACGATTTCGAGATAAACCGGACCAAAATATTACTGCTGAACAAGAAACAGAAACCCTAGATTTCGTCATTGAACAATTATTGATAACTTCAAACAAGTACGATTTTAGCGATGAAGTTGGTCGTAGAGCGACGCTTAACGTAATCAGAAATATGCTACACTTAACAGGTTTACCCGATGAATTAATCAAAATTGGACTAGAAGTTTTGAAAAGTCTTTCCATTAATGAACGTGACTTTATCACCATGggtattgaaattatcaatGATATTAGAGATGATGATATCGAACTACAAGAACAAAGGGAACAACAAAGTAAGAATAAGGACGCATTGGAGGGtaatgatgacgatgatgatggatCACTTGAATCTTTCCATTCTGCCGTAGAGAATTTGGTAAACGGCGATGGCACCCCATCCGAACAACTTATCAACAATTTACTTCCAGAAAGAGAAGCTACGCCAAAAACTATGGTCGTCTGTTTAACAAGATCTGCAGCTATGTTAGAGCTTGTACATACTCCTATTGACCAAAATGTCTTAATAACATCATTGATCGATACATTAATAACTCCGGCAGTAAGGAACAatgaaacaacaatacGAGAACTTGGTATCCGTAACTTGGGGCTATGTTGCTTACTGAATAAAGATTTGGCAATTGAAAATCTTTATATCCTTGGGATGTGTATTTCAAAGGGTAATTCAACATTGAAAACCTTGGCACTTCAAATAattgttgatttattttgtgTTCATGGTACAGCAATTGTAGACGGTGAAGGGAAAGTGGACTCCGTATCATTACACAAGATATTCTATAAAGTCctgaaaaataatgaagcGCCTGAATGCCAAGTTGTTGCTGCTGAAGGATTGTGCAAATTATATCTTGCAGATATTTTCACAGATGATGATCTATTTGAAGCTTTAGTCTTGGCATATTTTTCTCCTGAGAATTCACACAATGAAAGATTAGTTCAAGTGTTTGCATTCTGTATTCCAGTTTATTGTTTTTCGCATGTAAGTCATCAGGAAAGAATGTCAAAGGCAGCTGCTGATATTTTATGGAGATTATGTATGAAATGGGatcatattgaaaatacaaATCATGATAATGAAGGACAATCGACTGCCATGATGAAACCAAATGTTATTTTGCAACAATTGGTATATTGGACCGATCCCCGAAAGGTGGTTGGTAAGCAACAAGATGAAATTTCCAAGATTAACTATCAATTAGGATTTCTACtagatattttaaaatcattaGCTACAATCGAGAAAAAAGTAATTAAGAAAATGCTGAtcataaatttgaatattttttttattacttcAAATCAAAACTATGCCACTTTAAAAAACCTGCTTGAACTTCTCGAAGATATTATAGAAAATGATCCAATGGATACGACATGCAGAAATTCTTTAGACAAACTACATCGACATTTAAGTGACGTTATTCAAGAAGCAATGGAAAGAAATTTGTCAATCGAAAAGTCGGAGGATGTTGACACTGAAGACAACACCACCTATTCgaaaattttggaaactACGGAAACTGtttctaatgataaaaCCGCAGATTATTCCACCATTGTCAATAATACTGACGAGAACAAGGGATCACTGGAAGCGAATACAGAGGAGAGCATAACACGGACGAGCGAACAGGCTAATTCTAGAAAAAGAACAAGGTCAGAAATCGAAGACTCGTCCGTCGTAGAAAAAAACACAAATGATTCTCAATCTCAAATTTCTGAGGCAGGTGAAGTACATGCAAAGACAGTGAGTTTTGCAGCAGATGTTTCGATGTTAAGTAATGACGAAATATCGATTatcaatgaagaagatgatagAGATAATTCTGATGATTCTTATTCTATATCATCCTAA